From one Mycolicibacterium sp. HK-90 genomic stretch:
- a CDS encoding TVP38/TMEM64 family protein gives MTDTDDSPAAPNRRAHILRLVAFAAFLFGLFYLVAVARVVDIDDIRGAVAATGPAAPLAYVVVSACLGALFVPGPILAAGSGVLFGPVLGTFVTLGATVGTAVVASLIGRRAGRDSARALLGARRADRLDRQIERGGLWAVVGQRFVPGVSDALASYAFGAFGVPMWQMAVGAFIGSVPRAFVYTALGASIGDLSAPLAYTAIGVWCVTAVIGAFAAHRGYRSWRRSHSEADQAPEQSA, from the coding sequence ATGACTGACACCGACGACTCCCCCGCCGCCCCCAACCGGCGAGCGCACATCCTGCGCCTCGTCGCCTTCGCGGCGTTCTTGTTCGGCCTCTTCTACCTGGTGGCCGTCGCGCGCGTCGTCGACATCGACGACATCCGGGGCGCGGTGGCCGCCACCGGGCCCGCCGCACCGCTGGCCTACGTCGTCGTCTCAGCCTGTCTGGGGGCGTTGTTCGTGCCCGGGCCGATCCTGGCCGCGGGCAGTGGCGTGTTGTTCGGCCCGGTGCTGGGCACCTTCGTGACATTGGGCGCGACCGTGGGCACCGCCGTGGTGGCCAGTCTGATCGGGCGGCGCGCCGGGCGAGACAGCGCCCGGGCCCTGCTCGGGGCGCGCCGAGCCGACCGGCTGGACCGCCAGATCGAGCGGGGCGGCCTGTGGGCGGTGGTCGGTCAGCGTTTCGTGCCCGGGGTGTCCGACGCGCTGGCGTCCTACGCCTTCGGCGCGTTCGGGGTCCCGATGTGGCAGATGGCGGTCGGTGCGTTCATCGGGTCAGTACCCCGCGCGTTCGTCTACACCGCGCTGGGCGCCTCGATCGGTGACCTGTCGGCCCCGCTGGCCTACACCGCGATCGGCGTGTGGTGCGTGACGGCCGTCATCGGGGCGTTCGCCGCGCACCGTGGATACCGCTCGTGGCGGCGCAGCCACTCCGAGGCCGATCAGGCCCCGGAGCAGTCCGCGTAG
- a CDS encoding DUF302 domain-containing protein — protein MDIALVATTRGPFDEAVARTRQALADQGFGVLTEIDIKSTLNAKLGGGAGDEVGDYLILGACNPQFAQQALNAFPQIGVLLPCNVVLRTGGGGDGVVVVEAMNPNLMAEVTDEPALADIAAEVGRRLQAAIDSL, from the coding sequence ATGGACATCGCGTTGGTGGCCACCACGAGAGGCCCGTTCGACGAGGCCGTCGCTCGCACGCGACAAGCCTTGGCCGACCAGGGATTCGGGGTGTTAACCGAGATCGACATCAAGTCCACGCTCAACGCCAAACTGGGCGGTGGTGCCGGTGACGAGGTGGGGGATTACCTGATCTTGGGCGCCTGCAATCCACAGTTCGCTCAGCAGGCGCTCAACGCATTTCCGCAGATCGGCGTGCTGCTGCCGTGCAACGTGGTGTTGCGCACCGGTGGTGGCGGTGACGGGGTGGTCGTCGTCGAGGCGATGAATCCGAACCTGATGGCCGAGGTTACCGACGAGCCGGCCCTGGCCGACATCGCCGCCGAGGTCGGCCGGCGCCTGCAGGCTGCGATCGACAGTCTGTAG
- a CDS encoding MerR family transcriptional regulator, which translates to MRIGELARRTGVSQRSLRYYEQQGLLAANRTPGGQREYPEQAVDRVIRIQELYAAGLHSRTISSLLPCLRDADGGPAPQATSRLLTELSAERTRIERAIRDLSTSREILDGVIDAASG; encoded by the coding sequence ATGCGCATAGGCGAACTCGCGCGCCGCACCGGGGTCAGCCAACGGTCGCTGCGGTACTACGAACAGCAGGGGCTGCTGGCGGCCAACCGCACCCCCGGTGGGCAACGCGAGTATCCGGAACAGGCCGTCGACCGGGTGATCCGCATCCAGGAGCTCTATGCCGCCGGTCTGCACAGTCGCACCATCTCGTCGCTCCTGCCGTGCCTGCGCGATGCCGACGGCGGGCCCGCCCCGCAGGCCACATCCCGTCTGCTCACCGAGCTGTCCGCCGAACGGACCCGGATCGAGCGGGCGATCCGGGACTTGTCGACCTCGCGCGAGATTCTCGACGGAGTGATCGATGCGGCGTCGGGGTGA
- a CDS encoding polysaccharide deacetylase family protein has protein sequence MTTLQPPFVYSPITERAPIHWPGGARVAVYIGLNVEHFLADRPSTSIWPGTADLTPDALNYGWRDYGARVGIWRTIGALDRHGIRPSVLLNSAVIQHHPQIVAAGVERNWTWLAHGQTNSILHSGLTVDEERRVLAEIADDIAGATGRRPLGWMGPGLTETAHTPELLAELGFRYVLDWTNDDQPYPLTVPGMLSVPYSVELNDLLIFGKGFTGPEFVQMVKDQYEQLHADSATSGRVMALALHPFVIGQPFRHKYLEQVLEYLAAQTDAWLTTSDEIAAIRRD, from the coding sequence ATGACCACATTGCAGCCGCCCTTCGTCTACAGCCCGATCACCGAACGTGCACCGATCCACTGGCCCGGCGGAGCGCGGGTGGCGGTGTACATCGGGCTGAACGTCGAACACTTCCTCGCCGATCGCCCATCGACGAGCATCTGGCCGGGTACCGCGGATTTGACCCCTGACGCGCTCAATTACGGCTGGCGGGATTACGGCGCCCGGGTGGGGATCTGGCGCACGATCGGGGCCCTCGACCGGCACGGCATCCGCCCCAGCGTGCTGCTGAACTCGGCTGTCATCCAACATCATCCGCAGATCGTCGCCGCCGGGGTGGAACGGAACTGGACCTGGCTGGCGCACGGGCAGACGAACTCGATCCTGCACTCCGGACTGACCGTCGACGAGGAGCGTCGGGTTCTGGCCGAGATCGCCGATGACATCGCCGGTGCCACGGGCCGCCGCCCGTTGGGCTGGATGGGCCCTGGCTTGACCGAAACCGCGCACACTCCGGAGCTGTTGGCCGAACTCGGTTTTCGCTATGTCCTCGACTGGACCAACGACGACCAGCCCTACCCGCTCACCGTACCGGGCATGCTCAGTGTGCCGTATTCGGTGGAGCTCAATGACCTCCTGATCTTCGGAAAAGGTTTCACCGGGCCGGAATTCGTCCAGATGGTCAAAGACCAGTACGAGCAGTTGCACGCCGACTCGGCGACCAGCGGCCGGGTGATGGCGCTGGCTCTGCACCCCTTCGTGATCGGGCAGCCCTTCCGGCACAAGTACCTCGAACAGGTGCTGGAGTACCTGGCCGCGCAGACCGACGCGTGGTTGACGACAAGCGATGAAATCGCGGCGATCCGAAGGGATTGA
- a CDS encoding cytochrome P450 has protein sequence MTTITGIAHRTNGTAPPSVPLAEIDLGSLDFWGRDDDVRDGAFATLRHDAPISFFEVAEFAGFPAGAGHWAMTRYEDVHFVSRHPELFSSRPTSTTLNDVPAEIAEFFGSMITLDDPRHTRLRCIVNRAFTPKVIARIEQSVRDRARRLVSELVDAHPDGTADFVDEVASPLPLQIICDMMGVPEEDQAKLFHWTSVIMGAGDDEVSPDEFGDYLQVATELAGYGVALAEQRREHPGDDLTTSLVQAEVDGERLSSNEIASFFILLTAAGNDTTRNAISHGMVALSRYPEERARWWNDFDAVSPTAVEEIVRWASPIIFMRRTLTEDLERGGVQMKAGDKVSMWYNSANRDEQIFADPWRFDVLRDPNPHVGYGGGGVHFCLGANLARREIRVAFDELRRQVPDIVAVGEPSILRSGFVHGVKHLPVAWSAVG, from the coding sequence ATGACAACGATCACCGGCATTGCCCATCGCACCAACGGCACCGCGCCACCGTCGGTTCCACTTGCCGAGATCGACCTGGGATCGCTCGACTTCTGGGGTCGTGACGACGACGTGCGCGACGGGGCCTTCGCCACCCTCCGACACGACGCCCCGATCTCGTTCTTCGAGGTGGCCGAGTTCGCCGGATTCCCCGCGGGCGCCGGGCACTGGGCGATGACCCGCTATGAGGACGTGCACTTCGTCAGCCGGCACCCTGAGCTGTTCAGCTCGCGTCCCACGAGCACGACACTCAACGACGTTCCTGCCGAGATCGCCGAATTCTTCGGGTCGATGATCACCCTGGACGATCCCCGCCACACCCGGCTGCGGTGCATCGTCAACCGGGCCTTCACTCCCAAGGTGATCGCACGGATCGAGCAGAGCGTGCGGGACCGGGCCCGCCGGCTGGTGTCGGAGTTGGTGGACGCGCATCCGGATGGCACTGCGGACTTCGTCGACGAGGTGGCTTCGCCGCTGCCACTGCAGATCATCTGCGACATGATGGGCGTGCCGGAGGAAGACCAGGCCAAGCTGTTCCACTGGACCTCCGTCATCATGGGGGCCGGGGACGACGAGGTATCACCTGATGAGTTCGGCGATTATCTGCAGGTGGCCACCGAACTCGCCGGGTACGGCGTCGCATTGGCCGAACAGCGCCGCGAGCATCCAGGTGACGACCTGACGACCAGTCTGGTGCAGGCCGAAGTCGACGGAGAACGCTTGTCGTCCAACGAGATCGCGTCGTTCTTCATCCTGCTGACGGCAGCGGGCAACGATACGACCCGAAATGCGATCAGCCACGGCATGGTCGCGCTGAGCCGTTACCCGGAAGAGCGCGCGAGGTGGTGGAACGACTTCGACGCGGTGTCGCCGACGGCAGTGGAGGAGATCGTGCGGTGGGCGTCACCGATCATCTTCATGCGGCGCACCCTCACCGAGGACCTGGAACGCGGCGGCGTCCAGATGAAGGCCGGTGACAAGGTTTCGATGTGGTACAACTCGGCCAATCGTGACGAGCAGATCTTCGCCGATCCGTGGCGGTTCGATGTGTTGCGAGACCCCAATCCGCATGTCGGATACGGTGGCGGCGGAGTGCATTTCTGCCTGGGCGCCAACCTCGCCCGGCGGGAGATCCGGGTGGCCTTCGACGAGCTGCGTCGCCAGGTGCCGGACATCGTGGCGGTCGGTGAACCGTCGATCCTGCGCTCGGGGTTCGTGCACGGGGTCAAACACCTACCCGTCGCGTGGAGTGCCGTCGGCTAG
- a CDS encoding anti-sigma factor, whose amino-acid sequence MDASMNCNELVELVTAYLDGSLDLDTRARFDIHLVDCDGCQNYIQQLQTTVETLGRIRGENLDPEFRDRLLSAFHDWK is encoded by the coding sequence ATGGACGCGTCGATGAACTGCAACGAACTCGTGGAACTGGTCACGGCCTATCTCGACGGTTCCCTCGACCTGGATACCAGGGCGCGCTTCGACATCCACCTGGTCGACTGCGACGGCTGCCAGAACTACATCCAGCAGTTGCAGACCACCGTCGAGACGCTGGGACGGATCCGCGGCGAGAACCTGGACCCGGAGTTCCGCGACCGGCTGCTGTCCGCGTTTCACGACTGGAAGTGA
- a CDS encoding RNA polymerase sigma factor — MATSAAETEAVVIAALRAGDEAAFTALVDLHTPTMLRVARGYVSTHELAEEVVQETWIAVLRGIDRFEGRSSLRTWLFTIMVNIAKGRGVRERRLTDLEVLAASGGTVDPARFRAGDTWPGHWKEDEAPVPFPDTPEGSVLGGELMEVARRELDRLPLRQRQVVTLRDVLGFESAEVSTLLEISTANQRVLLHRGRAAVRQVLEDYLKEKV; from the coding sequence ATGGCCACGAGCGCGGCCGAAACCGAGGCCGTCGTCATCGCCGCCCTGCGCGCCGGCGATGAGGCGGCCTTCACCGCACTCGTCGACCTCCACACCCCGACGATGTTGCGGGTGGCGCGTGGCTACGTCTCGACGCATGAACTCGCCGAGGAGGTCGTCCAGGAAACCTGGATCGCCGTACTGCGAGGAATCGACCGGTTCGAGGGCCGATCATCGCTGCGCACATGGCTTTTCACAATCATGGTGAACATCGCCAAAGGCCGCGGCGTGAGGGAGCGACGCCTCACCGACCTCGAGGTGCTCGCGGCCAGCGGCGGCACCGTGGATCCCGCCCGGTTCCGGGCCGGCGACACCTGGCCGGGCCACTGGAAGGAGGACGAGGCGCCCGTCCCCTTCCCGGATACTCCGGAAGGTTCGGTTCTCGGCGGGGAACTGATGGAGGTGGCGCGCCGCGAACTCGACAGGTTGCCACTGCGCCAGCGCCAGGTGGTGACCCTCCGGGACGTGCTGGGCTTCGAATCCGCCGAGGTCAGCACCCTGCTCGAGATCAGCACGGCCAATCAGCGGGTGTTGCTGCACCGGGGCCGGGCCGCCGTGCGCCAGGTGCTCGAGGATTACCTGAAGGAGAAGGTGTGA
- a CDS encoding YkgB family protein, whose protein sequence is MSVIHQPLGPSAVRARSVLTTAGTLLPRYGLVAVIAWIGAMKFTSYEAQGIEPLVANSPLMSWMYGIFSVTTFSALLGVLELVTAALLAVRPWFPRASAVGSVLAIGLFVATISFMFTTPGVSEASAGGFPVLSATGQFLVKDLALLGISVWTLLDALSIRAAQRR, encoded by the coding sequence ATGAGCGTCATCCATCAACCCCTGGGTCCGAGCGCCGTCCGCGCCCGATCCGTCCTCACCACCGCCGGAACGCTGCTGCCGCGTTACGGACTCGTGGCGGTCATCGCCTGGATCGGGGCGATGAAGTTCACCTCCTACGAGGCTCAGGGAATCGAGCCACTCGTCGCCAACAGCCCATTGATGAGCTGGATGTACGGCATCTTCTCGGTCACCACGTTCTCGGCCCTGCTCGGCGTGCTCGAGCTCGTGACGGCGGCGTTGTTGGCGGTCAGGCCGTGGTTCCCGCGGGCGTCGGCGGTGGGCAGCGTGCTGGCGATCGGACTGTTCGTCGCCACCATCAGCTTCATGTTCACCACGCCGGGTGTCAGCGAAGCGTCGGCCGGCGGCTTTCCGGTGCTGTCGGCGACCGGCCAGTTCCTCGTCAAGGATCTCGCACTGCTGGGCATATCGGTGTGGACCTTGCTCGATGCGCTGTCCATCCGGGCCGCCCAACGCCGTTGA
- a CDS encoding SDR family NAD(P)-dependent oxidoreductase produces the protein MDTPIAVVTGASRGAGRGIAAALLASGWRVYVTGRTVTDPADGGIAVQVDHSDDAAVAALFERIGEQEGRLDLLVNNAAAIHDDLVNPKPFWAKPIALADVLDVGLRSAYVASWHAAPLLVAAGRGLIAFTSSPGSVCYMHGPAYGAQKAGVDKLAADMAVDFADTGVSTVSIWMGILLTEKFKAAFAGHPDALAKTAEHAETPEFTGYLIDALYRDPDLAQLSGKTVIGAELATRYGITDEGGRVPPSHRDMLGAPREPSSVVVR, from the coding sequence GTGGATACCCCGATTGCTGTCGTCACCGGGGCGAGCCGCGGTGCGGGCCGCGGGATCGCCGCGGCCCTGCTCGCCTCGGGCTGGCGGGTGTATGTCACCGGGCGGACGGTGACCGATCCGGCCGACGGCGGCATCGCCGTCCAAGTCGACCACTCCGACGACGCGGCCGTGGCTGCGCTGTTCGAGCGGATCGGCGAGCAGGAGGGCCGGCTGGACCTCCTGGTCAACAACGCCGCCGCGATCCACGACGACCTGGTCAACCCGAAACCGTTCTGGGCGAAGCCGATCGCTTTGGCCGACGTGCTCGACGTCGGGCTGCGCTCGGCCTACGTGGCGTCCTGGCACGCCGCGCCGCTGCTGGTGGCCGCCGGCCGTGGGTTGATCGCGTTCACGTCGTCGCCCGGATCGGTCTGCTACATGCACGGGCCCGCCTACGGAGCCCAGAAGGCGGGCGTGGACAAGCTGGCCGCCGACATGGCGGTCGACTTCGCCGATACCGGGGTGTCGACGGTGTCGATCTGGATGGGCATCCTGCTCACCGAGAAGTTCAAGGCCGCGTTCGCCGGCCACCCCGACGCTCTCGCCAAGACGGCCGAGCATGCCGAAACTCCGGAATTCACCGGCTATCTCATCGATGCACTGTATCGCGATCCGGACTTGGCGCAGCTGTCGGGAAAGACGGTCATCGGTGCCGAACTCGCGACCCGCTACGGCATCACCGACGAAGGCGGACGGGTGCCGCCGTCGCATCGGGACATGCTGGGGGCTCCGCGGGAACCCAGTTCGGTCGTCGTCAGGTAG
- a CDS encoding dihydrodipicolinate reductase — protein MAYRVIQWGTGAVGVETLAATLDDRPDLELVGVRVYSDAKNGLDVGELLGRAPIGVLATTDVQAILDLQADCVVYTPRVTNLDDVCALLAGGKNVVTTAFLFHPQRMPEPDRDRLLAACAAGGTSVHGSGLNPGNLSGALPLALSGMSRRIDKITLQERADWSDYDSTHITFDNMSFGRPVDEIGVGTTEFLAFNNELFTEQVWLLADALGADIDEVTSSVEAVAARHDHQIFDHVLEAGTTAGQRWNWVGVRDGEPLVEIETLWTVGNEYPDHWPRPKHGWTLTIEGDPSMQTHFFALASFTREATMAEHVRAANVATAMQVLNAVPAVCEAEPGFATLATLPLIRSHTGFRRR, from the coding sequence GTGGCATATCGGGTGATTCAGTGGGGCACCGGCGCGGTGGGTGTCGAGACGCTGGCGGCGACGCTGGACGACCGGCCGGACCTCGAGCTGGTCGGGGTGCGGGTGTACTCGGACGCCAAGAATGGCCTCGACGTCGGTGAACTGCTGGGCCGGGCGCCGATCGGCGTGCTGGCCACCACCGATGTGCAGGCCATCCTCGATCTGCAGGCCGACTGCGTCGTCTACACGCCGCGGGTCACGAACCTGGATGACGTGTGCGCACTGCTGGCCGGCGGCAAGAACGTGGTGACGACCGCGTTCCTGTTCCACCCGCAACGGATGCCGGAGCCCGACCGAGACCGGCTGCTGGCCGCCTGCGCGGCGGGTGGGACGTCGGTGCACGGCAGCGGCCTGAACCCCGGGAACCTGTCCGGCGCGCTGCCGTTGGCGTTGTCGGGAATGAGCAGGCGGATCGACAAGATCACGCTGCAGGAGCGTGCCGACTGGTCGGACTACGACAGCACCCACATCACCTTCGACAACATGTCGTTCGGCCGGCCGGTGGATGAGATCGGCGTGGGCACAACCGAATTCCTGGCGTTCAACAACGAATTGTTCACCGAGCAGGTGTGGCTGCTGGCCGATGCGCTGGGCGCCGACATCGACGAGGTCACCTCATCGGTGGAAGCGGTCGCCGCCCGGCACGACCACCAGATCTTCGACCATGTCCTGGAAGCCGGCACCACTGCCGGGCAGCGGTGGAACTGGGTCGGGGTGCGCGACGGCGAGCCGCTCGTCGAGATCGAGACCCTGTGGACCGTCGGCAACGAGTACCCGGACCACTGGCCGCGGCCCAAGCACGGCTGGACGCTGACCATCGAGGGCGATCCGTCGATGCAGACCCACTTCTTCGCCCTGGCCAGCTTCACCCGCGAGGCCACCATGGCCGAGCATGTCCGGGCAGCGAACGTCGCCACGGCGATGCAGGTCCTCAACGCGGTGCCCGCGGTGTGCGAGGCCGAACCCGGGTTCGCCACGCTCGCGACGCTCCCGCTGATCCGCAGCCACACCGGGTTCCGGCGGCGGTGA
- a CDS encoding DUF1990 domain-containing protein, with the protein MKLHDLARRSLTYPEVGATAGDLPAGYRHIRASAPIGTGRDRFEQAGADVLRWGMQRGAGLRVQASTEAAAVGTELVVRIGPVPAPCRVVYVLDEPDRIGFAYGTLAGHPESGEELFSVRYDPAADTVHAEVVAFSRPATWWSRLGGPVTRLLQRVVTRRYLAGI; encoded by the coding sequence GTGAAACTGCATGACCTGGCGCGGCGGTCGTTGACCTATCCCGAGGTGGGCGCCACCGCCGGCGACCTGCCCGCGGGGTACCGCCACATCCGCGCCTCGGCGCCGATCGGCACCGGCCGCGACCGCTTCGAACAAGCCGGCGCGGACGTGCTGCGCTGGGGTATGCAGCGCGGTGCGGGTCTGCGGGTCCAGGCCAGCACCGAAGCCGCCGCGGTGGGTACGGAACTGGTGGTCCGGATCGGACCCGTTCCGGCGCCATGCCGGGTGGTCTATGTGCTCGACGAACCCGACCGGATCGGTTTCGCGTACGGAACCCTGGCCGGTCACCCCGAATCGGGCGAGGAGTTGTTCTCGGTGCGCTACGACCCCGCCGCCGACACGGTGCACGCCGAGGTGGTCGCCTTCTCCCGGCCGGCCACCTGGTGGAGCCGGTTGGGCGGGCCGGTGACACGACTGCTCCAACGGGTGGTGACGCGCCGCTATCTGGCCGGAATCTGA
- a CDS encoding PaaI family thioesterase, with the protein MAPETTHPGGGFNPPDPTDRGGPDYGRFIEAVRTLQDHARGADAPDDVITEAADLLEKVSALLAPYEADEWNSPSGRRMDLPNRGNVNNVPVHLERTADNRIAGTAHFRRFHLGRNGAVHGGSLALLFDSLLGYTAAKLTGSMYQRTAYLHVNYRKIAPIQKDLQVQAGIDRIEGRKIFVEGRLLDGDDVLAEAEALFVRLKPGQP; encoded by the coding sequence GTGGCCCCAGAAACAACGCACCCCGGCGGAGGGTTCAACCCGCCCGACCCGACCGATCGCGGCGGCCCCGATTACGGCCGTTTCATCGAGGCGGTGCGCACGCTGCAGGACCACGCTCGCGGCGCCGACGCGCCGGACGACGTGATCACCGAAGCCGCCGACCTGCTCGAGAAGGTTTCGGCGCTGCTGGCCCCCTATGAGGCCGACGAATGGAATTCACCGTCCGGCCGTCGAATGGACCTGCCCAACCGTGGCAACGTCAACAATGTGCCGGTCCACCTGGAACGCACCGCCGACAACCGCATCGCCGGAACCGCCCACTTCCGGCGCTTCCACCTCGGCCGCAACGGTGCCGTGCACGGTGGCTCACTGGCGCTGCTGTTCGATTCACTGCTCGGGTATACCGCGGCCAAACTGACCGGCAGCATGTACCAGCGCACCGCGTATCTGCACGTCAATTACCGCAAGATCGCCCCGATCCAGAAGGATCTGCAGGTGCAGGCCGGCATCGACCGCATCGAGGGACGCAAGATCTTCGTCGAGGGACGATTGCTCGACGGCGACGACGTGCTCGCCGAGGCCGAGGCTTTGTTCGTGCGACTCAAGCCGGGGCAGCCATGA
- a CDS encoding TIGR02611 family protein, with protein MSLSENLAEVKRRWTAWRDKLRARPAADFAYRIAIGVFGTIVLAVGIIAIPYPGPGWAIVFLGLAILASEFAFAKRALHYVRVRYDAVMAWFDRQHIAVKGLSAAFTGLIVVATLWLFGVIGWSAGLVGLEQPWLKSPIGMGS; from the coding sequence ATGAGCCTCTCGGAGAACCTGGCCGAGGTGAAGCGGCGCTGGACGGCATGGCGGGACAAGCTTCGCGCGCGCCCGGCCGCCGACTTCGCCTACCGGATCGCCATCGGCGTCTTCGGCACGATCGTGCTGGCGGTCGGCATCATCGCCATTCCGTATCCCGGCCCCGGCTGGGCCATCGTGTTCCTCGGCTTGGCGATCCTGGCCAGCGAGTTCGCCTTCGCCAAGCGGGCGCTGCACTACGTCCGGGTGCGCTACGACGCCGTCATGGCCTGGTTCGACCGCCAGCACATCGCGGTCAAGGGTCTCAGCGCGGCGTTCACCGGATTGATCGTGGTGGCCACGCTGTGGCTGTTCGGTGTGATCGGCTGGAGTGCGGGCCTGGTCGGGCTGGAGCAGCCGTGGCTCAAGAGCCCGATCGGCATGGGGTCTTGA
- the thrS gene encoding threonine--tRNA ligase, translating to MSAAPSPALAAPIRVAAGTTAGAAVREADLPSRGTPDAIVVVRDGEGRLRDLSWTPDTDVEVTPVAANTEDGRSVIRHSCAHVLAQAVQDLFPQAKLGIGPPITDGFYYDFDVAEPFTPEDLEKLEKRMQKIVKDGQLFSRRVYDSKDQAREELANEPYKLELVDDKSGADDPEVMEVGGDELTAYDNLNARTKERVWGDLCRGPHIPTTKYIPAFKLTRSSAAYWRGDQNNASLQRVYGTAWESQEALDRHLELIEEAQRRDHRKLGVELDLFSFPDELGSGLPVFHPRGGVIRKELEDYSRRKHSEAGYEFVNTPHITKEHLYITSGHLEWYADGMYPPMHIDAEYNEDGTVRKPGQDYYLKPMNCPMHHLIYRARGRSYRELPLRLFEFGSVYRYEKSGVVHGLTRVRGMTQDDAHIYTTREQMRDELTSLLQFVLDLLSDYGLDDYYLELSTKDPDKYVGSDEMWDEATETLRSVAEASGLDLVPDPGGAAFYGPKISVQVKDALGRNWQMSTIQLDFNMPDRFELEYTAADGSRRRPVLIHRALFGSIERFFGVLTEHYAGAFPAWLAPVQVVGIPVADAHLDYLYDVAAKLKSRGVRVEVDGSDDRMAKKIVNHTNLKVPFMLLAGDKDIEAGAVSFRFGDRTQINGVPVDEAVEAIVKWIAGRNNVVPTADLVKV from the coding sequence ATGAGCGCCGCCCCCAGCCCAGCCCTCGCTGCCCCGATCCGGGTCGCGGCCGGGACTACCGCCGGCGCGGCGGTGCGCGAGGCGGATCTGCCCAGTCGAGGAACGCCCGACGCGATCGTGGTGGTGCGCGACGGCGAGGGACGCCTGCGCGACTTGTCGTGGACCCCGGACACCGATGTCGAGGTGACGCCGGTGGCCGCCAACACCGAGGACGGCCGCAGCGTGATCCGGCACTCGTGCGCCCACGTGCTGGCCCAAGCTGTGCAGGACCTCTTCCCGCAGGCCAAGCTGGGTATCGGGCCGCCGATCACCGACGGCTTCTATTACGACTTCGACGTCGCCGAGCCGTTCACGCCCGAGGACCTGGAGAAGCTCGAAAAGCGCATGCAGAAGATCGTCAAGGACGGTCAGCTGTTCTCCCGGCGCGTCTACGACTCCAAGGACCAGGCCCGCGAGGAACTGGCCAACGAGCCGTACAAGCTCGAGCTTGTCGACGACAAGTCCGGCGCGGATGACCCGGAGGTCATGGAAGTCGGCGGCGATGAGCTGACGGCCTACGACAACCTCAACGCCCGCACCAAGGAGCGGGTCTGGGGCGATCTGTGCCGCGGCCCCCACATCCCGACCACCAAGTACATCCCGGCGTTCAAGCTGACCCGCAGCAGCGCGGCGTACTGGCGTGGCGACCAGAACAACGCCAGCCTGCAGCGGGTCTATGGCACGGCCTGGGAGTCGCAGGAGGCCCTGGACCGGCACCTCGAGCTGATCGAGGAGGCGCAGCGCCGCGACCACCGCAAGCTCGGTGTCGAGCTGGACCTGTTCAGCTTCCCCGACGAGCTCGGCTCGGGTCTGCCGGTGTTCCACCCTCGGGGCGGCGTGATCCGTAAGGAGCTGGAGGACTACTCGCGGCGCAAGCACTCCGAGGCCGGCTACGAGTTCGTCAACACCCCGCACATCACCAAGGAACACCTGTACATCACCTCGGGCCACCTGGAGTGGTACGCCGACGGCATGTACCCGCCGATGCACATCGACGCGGAGTACAACGAGGACGGCACGGTGCGCAAGCCCGGGCAGGACTACTACCTCAAGCCGATGAACTGCCCGATGCATCACCTGATCTACCGGGCCCGGGGCCGCTCATACCGCGAACTTCCGTTGCGGCTCTTCGAGTTCGGCTCGGTGTACCGGTACGAGAAGTCCGGTGTGGTGCACGGGCTGACCCGGGTGCGCGGCATGACTCAGGACGACGCGCACATCTACACCACGCGGGAGCAGATGCGCGACGAGCTGACCTCGCTGCTGCAGTTCGTGCTCGACCTGCTCTCCGATTACGGTCTGGACGACTACTACCTGGAGCTGTCCACCAAGGATCCCGACAAGTACGTGGGCTCCGACGAGATGTGGGACGAGGCCACCGAGACCCTGCGGTCGGTCGCCGAAGCCTCGGGTCTGGATCTGGTGCCGGATCCGGGCGGCGCGGCGTTCTACGGGCCCAAGATCTCCGTCCAGGTCAAGGATGCGCTGGGCCGCAACTGGCAGATGTCCACGATCCAGCTGGACTTCAACATGCCCGACCGGTTCGAGCTGGAGTACACCGCGGCCGACGGGTCGCGCCGGCGCCCCGTTCTGATCCACCGCGCGCTGTTCGGTTCGATCGAGCGGTTCTTCGGCGTCCTCACCGAGCACTACGCGGGCGCATTCCCGGCCTGGCTGGCGCCGGTGCAGGTGGTCGGAATCCCCGTCGCCGATGCCCACTTGGATTACCTGTATGACGTTGCCGCCAAACTGAAGTCGCGCGGCGTGCGCGTCGAGGTCGACGGCAGCGACGACCGGATGGCGAAGAAAATCGTCAACCACACCAACCTGAAGGTGCCGTTCATGCTGCTGGCGGGGGACAAGGACATAGAAGCCGGCGCCGTGTCTTTCCGGTTCGGTGACCGCACGCAGATCAACGGCGTGCCCGTCGACGAGGCGGTGGAGGCGATCGTCAAGTGGATCGCCGGCCGCAACAACGTGGTGCCGACGGCGGACCTGGTCAAGGTGTGA